Below is a window of Nocardioides sp. S-1144 DNA.
CGTCCTGCGCCATCTGGAAGGTGCCCAGCACGGTGCCGCCGGCCCGGTCGGACCCGACGACGTCGGCCACCGTGGCCTGCTGACCGGGGTTGACGAGTCCGGCGCCGACGCCGGAGAGCGCGGAGAGGGCCAGCAGAGTGACGAGGTCGCCGCTGAGCCCGATCAGGCCGAGGCCGAGCGCCGTCACGACCAGCCCGACCAGCACCAGCGGACGCCGGCCGACCGAGTCCGCGACCCGGCCGGCGACCTGCAGGGTCAGCGCGGTGCCGAGCGCGGCGAGGGCGAGCGCGACGCCGGCGACCCAGGTGTCGTCGTGCACCACGACGGCGAACTGCGGCAGCACCGCGACCCGCACGCCGAAGTTGCACCACCCGTTCGCGAACCCCGACGCCAGCGCCGCCCGGTAGGCGGAGTGGCCGAGGGCCTCGCGCACGCGCATCGGCGCCTTGACCGGGCCCGACCCGTCCGGGCGCAGCCGGGCCGAGGAGAGCCGGACGCCGACCACGGTGGCCGCGACGACCAGCGCCACGGCGTAGGCGATGAACGGGACGCGCAGGCCGAGGCCGGCCAGCAGGCCGCCGAGCACCGGGCCGAGCATGCCGCCGATGAGGAACGAGCTCGCGTACGCCGAGGACACCCGGCCCCGGATGGTCGGCGGCGCGAGCCGCACCAGCAGCGCCATCGCCGAGACGGTGAACATCGTCGAGCCGATGCCGCCCAGGCCGCGGAAGACCAGCAGCTGCGCGTAGGACTGGGCGAACGCCGTCGCCAGCGAGGAGGCCGCGACCAGGAGCAGGCCGGTGAGGTAGACCGGCCGCTCCCCCAGCCGCGACACCAGCGCGCCGCCCGCCGGGGCGAAGACCAGCCGGAAGAAGGCGAACGCCGAGACCACGACCGAGGCGGCCGCGACCCCGACGTCGAAGCTGCGGGCGTAGGCCGGGAGGACCGGCGCGACCAGGCCGAAGCCGATCGCGATGACGAAGGCCGAGCCGACCAGGACCTTGATCTCGGCCGGGATCGGCGGCCGGGCTGCCTCCCGGGCCGTCCGCGCGCTCAGGTGAGGCCGTCCAGCACCTCGCGCACGGCCCGCAGCCCGCGCTCGACCTCGTCGTAGGACGTCGACAGCGGCGAGAGCCCGAGCCGCAGCCCGTGCGGGTCGCGGTAGTCGGGGACGACGTCGCGCTGCCACAGCGCGGCCGTGGCCTCGCGCATCAGCGGGTGGTTGAGGGTGACGTGGCCGCCGCGCCGCCCGGCGTCGCGCGGGGACGCGACCGTCGTCCCGGGCAGCAGCTCGTCGGCCAGCGCGATCGCGTGCTCGGTGAGCCCGACCGACTTGGCGCGCACGGCGTCCATCCCGACCTCGCCGAGCAGCGCGAGCATGTCCTGGACGGCGAGCATCCCGACCACCGGCGGGGTCCCCGACAGCATCCGCCGGATGCCGGGCGCGGGCGCGTAGGTCGGGCCCATCAGGAACGGGTCGCTCGCGCCCATCCAACCCTGGACGGGCTGGACGAGCGGCCGGTCCGGGTCGTCGAGGAGCCGCCGGGCGACGTAGACGAACGCCGGCGCGCCCGGCCCGCCGTTGAGGTACTTGTAGGTGCAGCCGACCGCGAGGTCGGCGTCCCAGGCGTCGAGGGCCAGCGGGACCGACCCGACCGAGTGCGACAGGTCCCAGAGCACGAGGGCGCCGGCGTCGTGGGCGACCCGGGTCAGCCCCGGACCGTCGGCGAGCCACGCCGACCGGTAGGCCACGTGGCTGAGGACGACGAGCGCGGTCTGCTCCCCGACGACCTTCGTGAGCTGCTCGGTGGTGACGCCGGCGGTGGTGTCGACGTCGATCCAGCGCAGCCGCAGCCCGCACTCGCGCGCGACGCCGTCGGCGACGTACCGGTCGGTCGGGAAGTTGTCGCGGTCGACGACGATCTCGGTGCGGCCCGGGCGCAGCGCCACCGCGGCGCGCATCGCCTTGTAGAGCAGCACGGTCGTCGAGTCGCCCACGACGGTCTGCCCGGCGGCCGCGCCGAGGCAGGTGCGCCCGAGCTCGTCGCCGACGACCTCCGGGAGGGCGAACCACCCCTCGTCCCAGCCACGGATCAGCCGGCTCCCCCACTCGCCGCCGACGAAGTCGCGCAGCCGGTCGCCGGTGACGCGCAGCGGTCGGCCGAGGGAGTTGCCGTCGAGGTAGACCAGCGGCCCGTCGGTGCCCACGAAGCGGTCCCGGTAGGTCGCCAGCGGGTCCTGCGCGTCGAGGTCGGTCACGGTGGCGAGAGTACCCAGCGGACCACCCGCACGGCCCGGGGCCGACCCGTTCGACACCGGCCGGCGCCACCGGGTAGACCTGCGGCGTGGAGATCCGGCGCCTGACCCTCGACGACCACGACCAGACGACGGCCCTGGGCCGGGAGGCCTTCGGCAGCCTGCCCCCGGGCACGCCGGCGCCGGCCCGGCCGACGACCGAGCCGACCGACCGGCGGGTGTGGGGCGCCTTCCGTGACGGCCGGCTGCTGGGCCGGGTCGCGGCGTACCCGTTCGCCTCGTTCTTCGGGGGCGCCAGCGTGCCGACGTCCGGGATCGCGTCGGTGGCGGTCGCGGCCGAGGAGCGGGGCGGCGGCCTGCTCGGCGAGCTGTTCGCCGCGATGCTCGAGGAGGCGGCGGGGCTGGGCGAGGTGGTCTCGACGCTCTACCCGACCGCCAACGGCATCTACCGCTCGCTCGGCTACGAGCTCGTCGGCTCCTACGACGTCGCGTCGGTGCCGACAGCCGAGCTCGCGCGGGTCCGGCCGCCGACGGCCACCCGCACCCGCCGGGCCACCGTGGCCGACGTCCCGGCGGTCCGGGCGCTGTACGCCGCCTGGGCCGCGGAGCAGGACGGCCCCCTGACGCGCACCGGCCCGGCCTTCGCGGAGGGCGACGAGGAGGTGCTCGGCGAGCACGACGCCGTCACCCTCGCGGTCGACGCCGACGACCGGGTCGTCGGCTACGCCGCCTGGGACCGGGGCCACGGCTACGACGCGGGCGCCAGCATCACGGTCCAGGACCTGCTCGCGACCACCCTCGACGGCTACCGCGCGCTGTGGTCGATGTTCGCGACGTTCTCGTCGGTGACCGGCCGGGTCCGGGTGCGGACCTCGGGCCAGGATCCCGCCCGCCTCGTGCTCGGCACCTCCACCTGGGACCTGGTCGAGCGGCACCCCTACATGCTCCGCGTCTGCGACGTCGTCGGCGCGCTCGACGCCCGCCGGGTCTCCGTCCCGGGCCTGGCCGCGGAGGTCGGCTTCGCCGTCGCCGGCGACCGGTTCGGCAGCACCGACGGCGCCTACCGGCTCGCCCTCGGTGACGGCCCCGGCCGCTGCACCCGCACGAGCGCCGGCGACGACGTCCCGACCTTCACGCCGCAGGGGCTGGCGATGCTCTACGCCGGCGCCCAGTCGTGCGGCAACCTCCGCCTGACCAGCCACCTCACCGGCCCGCGCAGGCACGACCACGTCCTCGACGCCGCGCTGGGCGGCCGCCCGTTCCACGTGCGCGACTACTTCTGACCGGTCGGGGGGCGGCCCTCGCCGACCGACGCCGCTACTGGAAGCTGACGAACCGCACCTCGGGACGGATGCGGTGCACGGCGGCGGCCGGCATCCGGCGGACGTCCTCGTCGTAGAAGAGCTTGAACCCCATCCGGAACTGCTGCGGGCGCGCGACGTGGCGGTAGGTCGCGAGCTTCTGCCCGGGGGTGCCGAAGCCGTCGACGTGCTGGACCATCGCGAGCCCGGGCCGGGCCCGGACCCGGTCGACGTCGGTGATCATCTCGCGACGGAACTGGTGCAGGACGAAGAGCTTCTCGGGCAGGTCGCGCTCGGCCCGCAGCCGCGCCAGCCAGGCCGCGGTCCGGTCGACCTCGGCACCTCGCACCGACCCGATCACCCGGCCGGGCACCTGCCGCGGGCCCATCCGCCACTCCGGGTCGAGCGCGAGGCCGACCAGGGGGTCGCGCAGCGCCCAGGCCCAGCGGCGGGCCACCTCGGGGAACGTCGACCGGCCCGGCTGGACGTCGAGCAGCAGCAGGGCGCCGTGGCGGCGCGCGGCGCGCAGGTAGCGCTCCACGACGGCCCGCGGGACGTCGTGGCTGTAGTCGCCGTCGGGGCCGGGCACGCCGTCGGCAACGGTGACGATGAGCTCGTAGACCGGCTGGACGGGGCGCCCGGGGCGGGCGAAGGTGCGCGCCTCGCGCAGGAGCCGGCGGTGCATCGTGTCGGGGTCGGACTCGCCGAGCACCCCGAGCGACGCGGTCTGGCCGGTGCCGTAGTAGGCCACCAGCACCCGGCCGCCCGCGAAGATGCCGCGCCCGGGCGGCGGCGTCGCGGGCTCCGGACCATCCGGCGTCGCGGCCGGCGGGCTCGGGACCTCCGACGCCGGCGCACCACCTGCGGGCGGTGCGGGTGCCGCGGGCGCCGGGCCCTCGGATCGAGCCGGGGCGACGTCGTCCTCGGTGAGGCGGACCACCCCGGCGAGCAGCACCAGCACCAGGATCGCCGCGAGGGCGCCGAGGAACCCCCGGCCCTCGCGGGTCAGCACGCTGGTGGTCCTGGCCGGGCCGCTCAGGAGGTGACGGCTCCGTGCGCGGCCGAGGCGACCGTGCGGGCGTACTTGCCGAGCACGCCGCGGGTGTACTTCGGCGGGTTCGGCTCCCACCCGACCTTGCGGGCCTCGAGGTCGTCGGGGTCGATCTCCACCTCGAGGGTCCGGTTGAGGACGTCGAGGGTGATCGGGTCGCCGTCGCGCACGAAGGCGATCGGCCCGCCGTCGACGGCCTCGGGGGCGACGTGCCCGACGCACAGGCCGGTCGTGCCGCCGGAGAACCGGCCGTCGGTGAGGAGCAGCACGTCCTTGCCGAGGCCGGCGCCCTTGATGGCGCCGGTGATGGCGAGCATCTCGCGCATGCCGGGGCCGCCCTTGGGGCCCTCGTAGCGGATGACGACGACGTCGCCGGCGCCGATCCGGCCGTCGGTGAGCGCGTCCATCGCGGCCCGCTCGCCGTCGAAGACCCGGGCGGTGCCGGAGAAGACGGACTCGTCGAAGCCGGCCGACTTGACCACCGCGCCCTCGGGGGCGAGGGAGCCCTTGAGGATGGTCAGCCCGCCGGTGGCGTGGATGGGCCGGTCGAGGCTGCGGATGACGTCGCCGTCGAGCGCCGGCGGGGCGAGGGCCTCGAGGTTCTCGGCCATCGTCCGGCCGGTCACGGTGAGGCAGTCGCCGTGCATCAGGCCGGCGTCGAGGAGGGCCTTCATCACCACCGGGATGCCGCCGATCTTGTCGACGTCGTTCATCACGTAGCGCCCGAACGGCTTGAGGTCGGCCAGGTGCGGCACCTTGTCGCCGACCCGGTTGAAGTCGTCGAGGGTGAGGTCGACCTCGGCCTCGCGGGCCATCGCCAGCAGGTGCAGGACGGCGTTGGTGGACCCACCGAGCGCCATCACGACGGTGATGGCGTTCTCGAAGGCCTCCTTGGTCATGATCTGGCGCGCGGTGATGCCGTGGCGCAGCAGGTTCACGACGGCCTCGCCGGAGCGGTGGGCGAACCCGTCGCGGCGGCGGTCGACGGCCGGCGGCGCGGCCGAGCCGGGCAGCGACATGCCGATCGCCTCGGCCACGGCAGCCATCGTGTTGGCGGTGTACATCCCGCCGCAGGCCCCCTCGCCGGGACAGATCGCCCGCTCGATCCGGTCGACCTCGTCGCGGCTGATCTTGCCGGCCAGGCAGGCACCGACGGCCTCGAAGGCGTCGATGATGGTGACGTCCTTGCCGTCGACCGACCCCGGCATCGTGGAGCCGGCGTAGAGGAAGACCGAGGAGAGGTCGAGGCGCGCGGCGGCCATCATCATCCCGGGCAGCGACTTGTCGCACCCGGCGAGCAGCACCGAGCCGTCGAGGCGCTCGGCCATCATCACGGTCTCGACGGAGTCGGCGATGACCTCGCGGGAGACCAGCGAGAAGTGCATCCCCTCGTGACCCATCGAGATGCCGTCGGACACCGAGATGGTGCCGAACTCGAGCGGGTAGCCGCCGGCGGCGTGCACGCCGTTCTTCACGGCCTTGGCCAGCCGGTCGAGGGAGAGGTTGCAGGGGGTGATCTCGTTCCACGACGAGGCGACGCCGATCTGCGGCTTGACCCAGTCGTCGTCGCCCATGCCGACCGCCCGCAGCATCCCGCGCGCGGCGGCCTTCTCGAGACCGTCGGTGACGTCGCGCGAGCGGGGCTTGATGTCGGGGTGCTGCGGCGGAGCGGGAGCGTCGTCCATGCTCCGAGGATAGGGCGCGGCGCCGGCCGTCGGGCGTCGGGTTCAGGCCTCGAACCACCGGGGGGTCCGCGCCGACCCACCGGTGCGCCGGACCGGGCCGGGGACGCCGTCCGGTGGCGCCCGGGGGCCCTCCTACAGTGTGCGGGTGCCACGACCGTCCCCCATCGTGCTGGTGCTGGTCGGCATCGCCTCGGTGCAGCTCGGCGCGAGCATCGCCAAGTCCCTCTTCGACGAGGTCAGCCCGACCACGATCGTCTGGCTGCGCCTGGCCACCAGCGCGGTGGTGCTCGTCGCGATCGCCCGCCCCCGCCTGCAGCTCCGCTCGCGCGCCGACCTGCTCGCCGTCCTCGGGTACGGCGCCAGCCTGGGCCTGATGAACTGGGCGATCTACCAGTCCTTCCAGCGCATTCCGCTCGGCATCGCGGTCACCGTCGAGTTCATCGGCCCCCTCACCCTCGCGGTGCTCGGCTCGCGCCGGGCGCGGGACCTGGCCTGGGTCGCGCTCGCGGCCGTCGGCGTCGCGCTGCTCGGTGCCGAGCGCGCCGACCTCGACGTCCTCGGGGTGCTCTTCGCGCTGCTGGCCGGGGCGGCCTGGGCCTCCTACATCCTGCTGGCCGGCTCGGTCGGACGCCGCTACGACGGCCTCGACGGGCTCGCCCTCGGCAGCGTCGTGGCCGTGGCGCTGCTGACGCCGTTGCTGCTCACCGACGACGCGACCGACGGCCTGCTCGACCCGCGGATCCTCCTGCTCGGTGCGGCGGTCGGGCTGCTGAGCTCGGTGGTGCCCTACAGCTGCGAGCTCGTCGCGCTGCGCAGCATCCGGCCGGCGGTGTTCGGGATCCTGATGAGCCTCGAGCCGGCCGCGGCCGCCCTGGCCGGCCTGCTGGTGATCGACGAGCGGCTCTCGCCGGTGCAGTGGCTGGCGATCGCCTGCGTCATCGCGGCCAGCGTCGGCGCGACCCGGCAGCGCGGCACCCTGGCCGACCCCGTGCCCGACTGAGGCCGGTCCCGCGCGCGAGGCCGCACCCCACGGACGCAGGGTTCACGCAGATGTCACGTCGAGGTGATGCCCCCGGGGCATCGGCGGCGTAGCGTCGGGTCCATGTCCCACTCCCCCACCGCCGGCAGCCCGTGGCGGGTGCTGGTCCAGATGGTGCGCGACTGGCCGGTCGCCTCCCAGCAGCAGGCCCGCCGCAACGCGATGGTGGCTACCACCTCCTGCGCCCGGCGGCGCGTCGAGCGGCAGGAGGTCGCCGACTTCCTGGCCGCCCGCCCGGCCGACGGCACCGCACCGGCGGAGCAGCGGGCCGGGCACCGGACCGGGCACTGACCTGGCCGGTCCGCCGGCACCGAACCGGGACGAACCGGCTCCGCTGCGGCCGCGCGACGGCGCGCGGCACCGCCGACCGGGCACAATCACCGCATGCCGACCTCCCGCCCGCGCGCCGTCACCCCCGCCACGGGGCCGCGCTCGCTGCAGCTCCGCGACGTGCTCTCCGACGACGGCACCCACCTGCGGGCCTGGACCAACGACCCCGACGGCGCCCTCGCCGAGGCCGGCGCCCCGACCGTCGTGCTGTGCAACGGGCTCGGGACGAACCCGTGGTGCTGGCCGGCGCTGCTCGACCCCGGTTGCGGGGTCCGGGTGGTCTCGTGGAACCACCGCGGGGTCGGCGGGTCCGAGCGCCCGCGCGACCCGAGCCACGTCGAGGTCGAGCACTTCGTCGAGGACGGTCTCTCGGTGATGGACCACTTCGGCGTCGACCGGGCGGTGCTGATGGGGTGGTCGATGGGGGTCAACACGATGTTCGAGATGGCGGTGCGGCAGCCGGAGCGGGTGGCCGGGCTGTTCGCGGTGGCCGGCGTGCCGGGTGACACCTTCGCCACGATGCTCGGTCCGCTGCACGTGCCGCGCGTGGTGGCGCGGGCGGTGACGGTGTCGCTGTCGCGGGCGATGGCGGTCGCCGGCCGGGCGCTCTCCCCGGTGGCGCGGTCGCTGCCGATCGGGCCGCGCGCGATCGCTGTGCTCTCGCACTCGGGCTTCATGCTGCCGGTGCGCGACCCGGAGCTCGCCGCGCTCGGGGTCAAGGAGTTCCTCACCACCCCGCTCGACTGGTACTTCCACCTCGCGCTGAGCACCTCGCGCCACGCCCGGGTGTCGCTGAGCGGCATCGAGGTGCCGGCGTTCTTCGTCGCCGGGCGCTACGACGTCCTCGCCGGCTCGCGCGACATGGCCACCGCGGCAGCGCGGATGCGGGACGCCGAGTACGTCGAGCTGCCGACGTCGCACTTCGTGCAGATGGAGCAGCCCGACCGGGTCCACGCGCTGCTGCGCGACTTCCTCGCGAAGGTCGGCTGACGACGTGCGGGCGAGCGCGACGCCGCTGCTGGCGGCCCTGACCACCGGCGTCCTGGTGCTGGCCGCCTGCGGCGGCGGTGACGACGGGCCCGACGACGCCGCCCCCTCGTCGAGCTCGGCCGCGCCGAGCCCGTCCGGGTCGGTGAGCGACCCCACCGGTGCGCCCACCGGCGACCCGACCGGTGACCCCACCGACGCACCCACCGACACCCCGACCGCCGACCCGCCGTCGGGCCCTCCCCGGGCCGAGGCGATCGTCACCGGCCTCGAGGCGCCCTGGGGTCTCGACTTCTTCGCCGACGGCGACGCCATCCTCACCGAGCGCGACACCCGTCGGGTGCTGCGGGTGACGCCCGAGGGCGAGGTGACCGAGCTCGGCGTCGTCGAGGCGGCCGAGCCGACGGGCGGCGGCGCGGAGGACGGCCTGCTCGGCGTCGCGCTGTCGCCGACGTTCGAGGACGACGCCTTGGTCTACCTCTACCTGACCACCGCCGAGGACAACCGCGTCGTGCGCACCGAGCTGCGCGGCGACCGGCTCGGCGAGGACCTCGAGGTGCTCCTCGACGGCATCCCCAACGGCTTCATCCACGACGGGGGCCGGCTCGAGTTCGGCCCCGACGGCCTGCTCTACGTCTCCACCGGGGAGTCCGGCGAGCCGGCGCTGGCCCAGGACCGCGACTCCCTCGGCGGCAAGGTGCTGCGCCTGACGCCCGACGGCGACCCCGCACCCGGCAACCCGTTCGGCTCGCCGGTCTACTCCTACGGCCACCGCAACGTCCAGGGTCTCGCCTTCGACGACCAGGGCCGGCTGTGGGCCTCGGAGTTCGGCGACCAGGAGTCCGACGAGCTCAACCTGATCCGCCCCGGGGGCAACTACGGCTGGCCGGAGGTCGAGGGCACCGGCGGCGCCCCCGAGTACGTCGACCCGCTGCAGACCTGGGACACCGACGAGGCGTCGCCGTCCGGCCTGGCCCACGCCGACGGCACGCTGTGGATGGCCGCGCTCAAGGGCGAGCGGCTCTGGAGGGTGCGGATCGACGGGCGTCGCGCGGTGGACCCGCAGGCCTTCTTCATCGGCCGCTACGGCCGGATGCGCACCGTCGCGGTCGCCCCGGACGGGGCGCTCTGGGTGACCACGAGCAACCGCGACGGCCGCGGCACGCCGGCGGCCGACGACGACCAGGTCCTCCGGGTCACCCCGTAGCCGGCCCGTGGGTGGCCCGTCGGTGGCCCGTCGGTGGCCCGTCGCCGGCGGGCGTAGCCAGGGCCCGCGCGATGTGGGACGGTCGGAGGACGCTTCACTCTCGGGAGGTACTCCGCATGCGTCGTCCCCGTCCCGGCCTCGTGGTCGCCGGCATCATCGCCGCCGTCCTCGGCGCCACCCTCACCGCCACGCCCGTCGCCGCGGGCACCCCCGACGCGCGGCCAAGCGCCGCAGCCGTCTCCGCGCCCACCGCGGCGCGGTGCCCCGAGCTGCGCCTGGCCGAGCGCTGGTACGGCGACAACGCCCGGCTGATCCAGCGTGTCATCGACCGCCGCGGCCGCTGCTCGTGGCCGGGCGGGAAGGCGCCGGGGCACCGCCCGTACGCGGTCTTCGACTTCGACAACACCCTGATCAAGAACGACATCTCCGACCAGACCATCTTCTGGATGCTCGGCCACGACAAGATCCTCCAGCCGCCGCGCCGCGACTGGCGCGCCACGAGCCGCTACATGACCGACGCCGGCGCCCGCGCCCTGCGCCGGGCCTGCGGCTCCCTGGCCCGGCCGGGCGAGCCGCTCCCGACCCGCACGAACACCCGGTGCGCCGACGAGATCCTCTCGGTCCGCAAGGAGCAGACGACGACCACGGGCGAGGAGGTCTTCGCCGGCTACCACCACCGCCGGATGGAGGCGATGTACGCCTGGGTCGGCCAGGTGCTCCAGGGCTACCGCCCCGCCGAGGTGCGCCGGCTCGCGGCGCGGGCCCGCACCGCCGCCCTGGAGGCACCGATCGGCGCGACCCAGCGGATCGGCTCGACCCGCCAGACCGCGTGGATCCGCTACTACCCCGAGATGAGGGACCTGGTGCGGACGCTGAAGCGCGCCGGGATCGAGCCCTGGATCGTGTCGGCGTCGCCGAAGGAGTTCGCCGACGTGTGGGGCGGCGGCCTCGGCATCGACCGCGCGCACACCATCGGGGTCTCCCAGCTGACCACCCGCGGGCGGCTCAACGGCCACCTCGAGGGCTGCGGCGGCATCCCCGACGGGGCCGACGCGATCATGACCTACGTCGACGGCAAGCGGTGCTTCATCAACAAGCGGGTGCTCGGCATGGAGGGCCCGCGGGCGTTGCGCCCGGCGCGGCGCGCGCTGCGCCCGGTGCTCGCCGGCGGCGACGCGACCACCGACGTCTCCATGGTCAAGGACGCGACCGGCGTGCACGTCGTCCTCAACCGCAACTCCGCGGAGCTGATGTGCGTGGCCTACGACGGCGACGCGACCGGCGACGGGCGCTGGGCGATCAACCCGATGTTCATCCAGCCGCTGCCGCGGCTCGAGGAGCCGTACCCTTGCTCGACCACCGCCGCCCTCGGCCCGCGCGGGCGCGAGCGCCCGGCGCGCCGCGACGACGGCACGGTCATCCCCGACCAGGAGGACACCGTCTTCGCCGGGTGAGACCCGGGACGCCCGCCCGGGCCGACGACGGCGCTCGGCCGGCGACGGCGCTCAGCCGGCTCCGACGTAGGCGGCGAGGTGCTGACCGGTGAGCGTCGAGCCGGCGGCAACCAGGTCGGCCGGGGAGCCCTCGAAGACCACGGTGCCGCCGTCGTGGCCGGCGCCGGGCCCGATGTCGATGATCCAGTCGGCGTGCGCCATCACGGCCTGGTGGTGCTCGATGACCACGACCGACTTGCCGGACTCGACGAGCCGGTCGAGCAGGCGCAGCAGGTTGTCGACGTCGGCGAGGTGCAGGCCGGTGGTCGGCTCGTCGAGCACGTAGACGCCGCCCTTCTCCCCCATCCGCATCGCCAGCTTGAGCCGCTGCCGCTCGCCGCCGGACAGGGTGTTGAGCGGCTGCCCGAGGCGCAGGTAGCCGAGCCCGACGTCGTCCATCCGCTCCAGGATCGAGGCGGCGGCGGGCGTCCTCGCCTCCCCCGCGGCCAGGAAGGCGTGCGCCTCGGCCACCGGCAGGTCGAGCACCTCGGCGATGTTGAGGCCGCCGAGGCGCAGCTCGAGCACGGAGGCCTGGAACCGCTTGCCGCCGCACTCGTCGCACAGCGTCGCGACGGTCTCCATGAAGCCGAGCTCGGTGTAGATCATCCCGTTGCCCTTGCAGCTCTCGCAGGCGCCCTCGGAGTTGGCGCTGAACAGGGCCGGCTTGACGCCGTTGGCCTTGGCGAAGGCCTTGCGGATCGGCTCGAGCAGCCCGGTGTAGGTCGCCGGGTTGCTGCGTCGCGAGCCCTTGATGCCGCTCTGGTCGATGACGACGACCCCGTCGCGGCCGGCGACGGAGCCGTGGATCAACGAGCTCTTGCCCGACCCGGCCACACCGGTGACGACGCACAGGACGCCGAGCGGCACGTCGACGTCGACGTCGCGCAGGTTGTGGGTCGAGGCGCCGCGGACCTCGAGGACCCCGGTGCGCGCGCGGACGTCGTCCTTGAGGGCGGCGCGGTAGCTGAGGTGGCGCCCGGTGAGGGTGTCGGAGGCGCGCAGCCCCTCGACGTCGCCCTCGAAGCAGACCGTGCCGCCGCCGGTGCCGGCGCGCGGGCCGAGGTCGACGACGTGGTCGGCGATCCGGATCGTCTCGGGCTTGTGCTCGACGACGA
It encodes the following:
- a CDS encoding MFS transporter, with the translated sequence MSARTAREAARPPIPAEIKVLVGSAFVIAIGFGLVAPVLPAYARSFDVGVAAASVVVSAFAFFRLVFAPAGGALVSRLGERPVYLTGLLLVAASSLATAFAQSYAQLLVFRGLGGIGSTMFTVSAMALLVRLAPPTIRGRVSSAYASSFLIGGMLGPVLGGLLAGLGLRVPFIAYAVALVVAATVVGVRLSSARLRPDGSGPVKAPMRVREALGHSAYRAALASGFANGWCNFGVRVAVLPQFAVVVHDDTWVAGVALALAALGTALTLQVAGRVADSVGRRPLVLVGLVVTALGLGLIGLSGDLVTLLALSALSGVGAGLVNPGQQATVADVVGSDRAGGTVLGTFQMAQDGGAILGPVLVGLVADRWGFGYAFGVTALVSLLAVLPWLVATETLGEEPRPGLAG
- a CDS encoding kynureninase, whose translation is MTDLDAQDPLATYRDRFVGTDGPLVYLDGNSLGRPLRVTGDRLRDFVGGEWGSRLIRGWDEGWFALPEVVGDELGRTCLGAAAGQTVVGDSTTVLLYKAMRAAVALRPGRTEIVVDRDNFPTDRYVADGVARECGLRLRWIDVDTTAGVTTEQLTKVVGEQTALVVLSHVAYRSAWLADGPGLTRVAHDAGALVLWDLSHSVGSVPLALDAWDADLAVGCTYKYLNGGPGAPAFVYVARRLLDDPDRPLVQPVQGWMGASDPFLMGPTYAPAPGIRRMLSGTPPVVGMLAVQDMLALLGEVGMDAVRAKSVGLTEHAIALADELLPGTTVASPRDAGRRGGHVTLNHPLMREATAALWQRDVVPDYRDPHGLRLGLSPLSTSYDEVERGLRAVREVLDGLT
- a CDS encoding GNAT family N-acetyltransferase, with protein sequence MEIRRLTLDDHDQTTALGREAFGSLPPGTPAPARPTTEPTDRRVWGAFRDGRLLGRVAAYPFASFFGGASVPTSGIASVAVAAEERGGGLLGELFAAMLEEAAGLGEVVSTLYPTANGIYRSLGYELVGSYDVASVPTAELARVRPPTATRTRRATVADVPAVRALYAAWAAEQDGPLTRTGPAFAEGDEEVLGEHDAVTLAVDADDRVVGYAAWDRGHGYDAGASITVQDLLATTLDGYRALWSMFATFSSVTGRVRVRTSGQDPARLVLGTSTWDLVERHPYMLRVCDVVGALDARRVSVPGLAAEVGFAVAGDRFGSTDGAYRLALGDGPGRCTRTSAGDDVPTFTPQGLAMLYAGAQSCGNLRLTSHLTGPRRHDHVLDAALGGRPFHVRDYF
- the ilvD gene encoding dihydroxy-acid dehydratase codes for the protein MDDAPAPPQHPDIKPRSRDVTDGLEKAAARGMLRAVGMGDDDWVKPQIGVASSWNEITPCNLSLDRLAKAVKNGVHAAGGYPLEFGTISVSDGISMGHEGMHFSLVSREVIADSVETVMMAERLDGSVLLAGCDKSLPGMMMAAARLDLSSVFLYAGSTMPGSVDGKDVTIIDAFEAVGACLAGKISRDEVDRIERAICPGEGACGGMYTANTMAAVAEAIGMSLPGSAAPPAVDRRRDGFAHRSGEAVVNLLRHGITARQIMTKEAFENAITVVMALGGSTNAVLHLLAMAREAEVDLTLDDFNRVGDKVPHLADLKPFGRYVMNDVDKIGGIPVVMKALLDAGLMHGDCLTVTGRTMAENLEALAPPALDGDVIRSLDRPIHATGGLTILKGSLAPEGAVVKSAGFDESVFSGTARVFDGERAAMDALTDGRIGAGDVVVIRYEGPKGGPGMREMLAITGAIKGAGLGKDVLLLTDGRFSGGTTGLCVGHVAPEAVDGGPIAFVRDGDPITLDVLNRTLEVEIDPDDLEARKVGWEPNPPKYTRGVLGKYARTVASAAHGAVTS
- a CDS encoding EamA family transporter is translated as MPRPSPIVLVLVGIASVQLGASIAKSLFDEVSPTTIVWLRLATSAVVLVAIARPRLQLRSRADLLAVLGYGASLGLMNWAIYQSFQRIPLGIAVTVEFIGPLTLAVLGSRRARDLAWVALAAVGVALLGAERADLDVLGVLFALLAGAAWASYILLAGSVGRRYDGLDGLALGSVVAVALLTPLLLTDDATDGLLDPRILLLGAAVGLLSSVVPYSCELVALRSIRPAVFGILMSLEPAAAALAGLLVIDERLSPVQWLAIACVIAASVGATRQRGTLADPVPD
- a CDS encoding alpha/beta fold hydrolase — encoded protein: MPTSRPRAVTPATGPRSLQLRDVLSDDGTHLRAWTNDPDGALAEAGAPTVVLCNGLGTNPWCWPALLDPGCGVRVVSWNHRGVGGSERPRDPSHVEVEHFVEDGLSVMDHFGVDRAVLMGWSMGVNTMFEMAVRQPERVAGLFAVAGVPGDTFATMLGPLHVPRVVARAVTVSLSRAMAVAGRALSPVARSLPIGPRAIAVLSHSGFMLPVRDPELAALGVKEFLTTPLDWYFHLALSTSRHARVSLSGIEVPAFFVAGRYDVLAGSRDMATAAARMRDAEYVELPTSHFVQMEQPDRVHALLRDFLAKVG
- a CDS encoding PQQ-dependent sugar dehydrogenase, whose translation is MRASATPLLAALTTGVLVLAACGGGDDGPDDAAPSSSSAAPSPSGSVSDPTGAPTGDPTGDPTDAPTDTPTADPPSGPPRAEAIVTGLEAPWGLDFFADGDAILTERDTRRVLRVTPEGEVTELGVVEAAEPTGGGAEDGLLGVALSPTFEDDALVYLYLTTAEDNRVVRTELRGDRLGEDLEVLLDGIPNGFIHDGGRLEFGPDGLLYVSTGESGEPALAQDRDSLGGKVLRLTPDGDPAPGNPFGSPVYSYGHRNVQGLAFDDQGRLWASEFGDQESDELNLIRPGGNYGWPEVEGTGGAPEYVDPLQTWDTDEASPSGLAHADGTLWMAALKGERLWRVRIDGRRAVDPQAFFIGRYGRMRTVAVAPDGALWVTTSNRDGRGTPAADDDQVLRVTP